CGCATTTTGTCGTCGGATCACGTGCTCGAGATCGAAGAGACGCCGCAGCGCGTGGCGATCATCGGCGCCGGTGCCGTGGGATGTGAGTTCGCGTCGATGCTCGCCGACTACGGATCCGAGGTCACGCTGCTCGAGGCGCTGCCGCGCATCCTTCCGGGTGTGGACGCCGAAGTGTCGGTTGCCCTCGCCCGCGCGTTCCGCCGCCGCAGCATCGTCGCGCACGCCGGCGTTCGCGTCACGAGCATCGAGGGAACTCGCGAGCTCGCGCTGACCTTCGAGGGACCGGAAGGTGCTATGACAGCGACTGTCGATCAGGTGATCGTGAGCATCGGACGAGGGCCGCGCACACAGGGGATCGGTCTCGAGAGCTCGGGCGTGGAGCTCGATGCGAACGAGTTCGTGCGCGTGAACGAACACATGCAGACCGCGGTACCAGGGGTGTACGCCGTGGGCGACGTGGTCAACACGCCCCAGCTCGCGCATGTGGCGTTCGCCGAAGCGATCGTCGCGATCAAGACGGTGCTCGGCGAAGAGGTTCGGCCGATCGAATACGAGAAGGTGCCCTGGGGCATCTACTGCCACCCCGAGGTCGCCTTTGTCGGGTTGACCGAGGAGCAAGCACGGGAGCGCGGCCATGACGTGGTGACCGCGGTGCAACGCTTCGTTGGTTCGGGTCGTGCGCTGATCCTCGGCGAACCCGAGGGCATCGTGAAGGTCGTTTCTGAGCGCGACGGCGCCATCCTCGGCGTGCACATCGTGGGGCCGTGGGCGACCGAGCTGATCGCCGAGGGCTACCTGGCGGTGAACTGGGAGGCGTCGGCCGACGAGATCGCGACGCTCATCCATCCGCACCCGACGCTGAGCGAGATGTTCGGCGAGGCGACGCTCGCCCTCACCGGACGGCCGCTGCATTGACTCGGGGAGGAGGAACCACGTGGACGTGACGATGCCGCAGCTCGGTGAGACGGTCACCGAGGGCATGATCACGCGCTGGTTCAAGCAAGCCGGGCAAACGATCGAGGCCGACGAACCGCTGTTCGAGGTCTCGACCGACAAGGTCGATTCCGAAGTGCCGGCACCGATGAGCGGCGTCGTGACGGAGATCCGCGTCCCTGAGGGTGAGACGGTCGCGGTCGGCACCGTGCTCGCGGTGATCGAGGACGCCGACGCGGCGCCGTCGACGCCGAGCACCGCTGAGGCACCAGCGGCTCCGGTGGTGGTCACGCCGCCCGCGTCCGCGCCACCCCCGGAGCCGGTCATTCCCGCGCCACCGCCGGAGCCGATCGCGCCGGCGCCGACGCCCGTGGAGCCGGTCATTCCCGCGCCGCCGCCGGAGCCGATCGCGCCGGAGCCGATCGCGCCNNNNNNNNNNNNNNNNNNNNNNNNNNNNNNNNNNNNNNNNNNNNNNNNNNNNNNNNNNNNNNNNNNNNNNNNNNNNNNNNNNNNNNNNNNNNNNNNNNNNCGCCGGAGCCGATCGCGCCGGAGCCGATCGCGCCCGAACCGGTGGCCCCCGCGGCCACGGCCGCGCCGGAACCCGCGGTTCCGCCGGCGACTGCACCGGTTGCGGGCGGGCCTCCGCTCACCTCGCCGGTGGTGCGGAGGCTCATCGCCCAGCACGGCCTCGACCCGGCGTCGATCCAGGGGTCGGGCGAAGGCGGCCGCATCACCCGCCGCGACGTGGTCGCGGCTGCAGCTGCGCCGGGCTCGCCGTCGGCTGCGTCCCCACCGCCAGCACCCGCGCCGGCGCCTCCGAGCGAGGTCGCGGCCGAAGCGCCGGAGCCGCCATCCGTCGCGCCGGTCACACCGGTCGTGCCGATCGTCCCGGTGGTGCCCGTCGCGCCGACGCCCGTCACGCCGTCGCCCGTTGAACCTCCTGCGCCGCCCCCGCCCCCGGCGCCGCCGCCGCCTCCACCCGCGCCGGCACCGATCGCCACGCCCGAGCCGCCGCCCCCGCCGCAACCGCCGTCACCGCCGGCTTGGGGCACGATGCCGGCCGGTTCGCGCGGCGACGAGACCGTTGGCTTCACGAACATCCGTCGCCGAACCGCGGAGCACGTGATCCGCTCGAAAGCCACGAGCGCGCACGTCTACACCTCGATCCAGGTGGACTTCGAGCGGATCTCCCGCGTGCGCGAGGCGCGTCAGGCGGAATGGAAGCACAAGGAAGGCTTCTCCCTCACGTTCCTCCCGTTCATCTCGCGGGCCGTCGCTGACGCGATCGGCGAGTATCCGCACGTGAACGCGAGTGTCGTGGGCGACTCGCTCGTCGTGCACCGCGACGTGCACATCGCGATCGCCGTGGACCTCGACTTCGAAGGCCTCGTGGCACCGGTCATCCACAACGCCGACGGGAAGCGCTTGCCCTTCATCGCGCGTGAGATCCGCGACCTCGCCGAGCGCGCCCGGACCAAGCAGCTCCTCCCCGACGAGGTGATCGGCGGCACGTTCACGATCACGAACCCCGGACCGTTCGGCACGTTCCTCACCATGCCGATCATCAACCAGCCGCAGGTCGCGATCCTGTCCACCGACGCGGTCGAGAAGCGGGCCGGCGTGGTCAACGCCCCCGACGGTGAAGACGTCATCGCGGTCCGTCATCTCGGGATGCTCTCCCTCGCCTGGGACCACCGCGCCTTCGATGGCGCGTACGCCGCCGCATTTCTGCGCAGCCTGAAAGAGCGCCTCGAGACCCGGGATTGGAACGCCGAGCTCGATTGAACGTGTTACTAGGCTGAGATCGCGATGACATCGACGCTGCGGGTGCGGTGGCTTGGGCGGGTCTCGTACGCCGACGCCGACGCGCTCCAGCGTGGGCTGCACGAGCATGGGAACGACGATCACCTCTTGTTGCTCGAGCACCCGCACGTGTACACGCTGGGCACCACATCTCACGTCGAGCACGTGCTCACACCGCCGGCGAGCGTCGGTGCCGACCTCGTGCGCACTGATCGCGGTGGGGACGTCACGTACCACGGCCCGGGACAGCTCGTCGGCTATCCGATCGTCACACTTCCGGAGTGGCGCGACGGCTTGCGAGACGTGGTCGCCTACGTACGGCGCCTGGAGGACCTGTTGATCGCCGCGCTGGCGGACATCGGCGTTGCGGCGGAACGTCGCGAGCGACTCACCGGGGTCTGGGTGGGTGACGAGAAGATCGCCGCCATCGGGGTCAAGGTCGCGCGCGGGCGCACGCGCCACGGGTTCGCCCTCAACGTCGATCCCGACCTCGCGATGTTCGACCACATCGTGCCGTGCGGCATCCGCGACAAGGGCGTCACGTCGCTCCGTCGCCTGCTCGGCGCCGACGCGCCGATGATGGCCGCGGTCGTCGACGTCGTCGCCGAGCGCTTCGCCGAGGTGTTCGGGTACCCCGAGGTGGACCGGCAGGACGTCTCCCATGGTTTTGGCGTCGATAGCTGTCGCAGAGCGACACTCAGCGACGCCAAAAAAAGCCCGGGCATTCGGTTGTTGGGGCGGTTGGCGGACGCGGGGGTGGAGGTACCCGACCCGGATCCGGCGTTTCGGCGACCGGAGTGGATGCGCGTGCGGGCGGACCTCGGGCCGGGATACCGACAGACGAAGCGCATCATGCGCTCGCTCGATCTTCGCACGGTGTGCGAGGAGGCGGGCTGTCCGAACATCTACGAGTGCTGGGCTGAGCGGACTGCGACGTTCATGATCCTCGGCGAGCGCTGCACGCGTGCGTGCGGCTTCTGCCTCGTCGACACGCGCAAGCCGCTGCCGTTCGACGATGCCGAGCCGTCACGGGTCGCCGACGCGGTTGCCACGTTGGGCCTCCGCCACGCGGTCGTCACCAGCGTTGCCCGCGACGACCTGCCCGACGGTGGCGCCGGGGGATTCGCGGCCACGATCCGCGCGGTCCGCGCCCGTACCCCGGACACGACCATCGAGGTGCTCGTCCCCGACTGCAAGGGCGATCCCGCCGCCCTCGACGCGATCTTCGCGGCTCGTCCTGACGTGCTGAACCACAACCTCGAGACCGTGGCGCGCCTCCAACGGGCAGCGCGCCCGTCGGCCGGCTACGCCCGATCGTTGGCGCTGCTCGCGCGGGCCAAGGACGCCGGGCTGGTCACGAAGTCCGGACTCATCCTCGGCATGGGAGAGGAGGAACACGAAGTGCGCGGCGCACTTGCCGACCTGCGCTCGGTCGGCGTCGACATCGTCACGATGGGTCAGTACCTCCGACCATCCGCACAACATCTCCCCGTGGTGCGTTGGTGGCATCCCGAAGAGTTCGCGGCCCTGCACGACGCCGCCACTGCGCTCGGCTTCGTACACGTCGAGGCCGGGCCGCTCGTGCGCTCCAGCTACCACGCGAAGCGCGCGGCCGACGCCACGGCACCGACGCCCACCGGCGCGGCCGTCAGCGCCTGACGCGTGCCCGGCGCTAGCGAGCACGTCGACCGGCTCGCCCGGGCACGCGCCCGGATGGGGGAACTCGGTGTGGACGCGCTGCTCCTCTCGGTGGGTCCCGACCTGCCGTACTTCACCGGCTACGAGGCGATGCCCCTCGAGCGGCTGACGATGCTCGTGGTCGCTCGGGAGGACGACGCGGTGCTCGTCGTGCCACGGCTCGAGGCGCCGCGCGTGCACGATCAGCCGGATGCCTTCCGCATCGATGCCTGGAACGAGACCGACGACCCGATCGCTCGCGTGGCACATCACACTGCGGCGGCGCGGTCGGTTGCCATCGGGGACCACACATGGGCCCGCTTCGTGCTCGCCCTCCAGCGCGCGTTGCCTGGTGTGGAGTTCTCTCCTGCGAGCCAGATCACGGGACCGATGCGCGCCGTCAAGGATGAGGCCGAGGTGGACGCTCTCCAAGCGGCGGCGGGCGCGGTCGACGAGATCGCGGTTGCGATGCGGGCGCGCCCGTTTGCCGGTCGCACCGAGCGAGATGTGCACCGCGAGCTCGTGGAGCGCATGCTCGATGCCGGTCACGAACGGGCCAACTTCGCGATCGTGGGGAGCGGGCCGAACGCTGCGAGCCCGCATCACGAACCCGGCGACCGGGTCATCGCCGAGGGCGACGTCGTGCTCTGCGATTTCGGTGGAACGATGCGCGGCTACTGCTCAGACATCACCCGCATGTTCACCGTCGGAGAACCCGCGAGCGAGGTTCGCGACGCCTACGCCACGCTCGTCGAGGCGCAAGAAGCCGGCGTGCAGGCTGCTCGGGTCGGGACAACGTGCGAAGCCGTGGATGCGGCGCCGCGCCGCGTCCTTGCCGACGCTGGGTTCGCCGACGCGTTCGTGCACCGCACCGGTCACGGCATTGGCATGGAAGCGCACGAGGATCCATACGTCGTCGCCGGGAATCCCACCGAGCTCGTTGCCGGGCACGCGTTCAGCGTCGAGCCGGGGGTGTACTTCGCGGGCCGGTTCGGCCTGCGACTCGAGGACATCGTGGTGGCGACGGAGACTGGTCCTCGGCGACTGAATCGCGCGCCTCGCGACCTCGCCGTCGTCGGCTGAGCCATGCGCCGAGAGCGGGAATGAGGGCCGAGCTCGACGTCGGGACCGTGCTTCTCCAATGGGCGACCGGAGGGTTGCTCGCGGGATGGGTCACCACGCGCCATCGGGTCGTCGGGACCGGCTACGGATGGCTCGTGCGCGGCGCGTTCCTGGCGCTTGCACTCGGTGGAGTCGCGGCCGGCCTCGCCAACGATGGCGGAGGAACGGGGGCAACGGTCCGCGACGCGGCAGGGTTCGCGATGGCGGTGCTCGTCGCGGTCGCGCTCGTGGTGTCGGTGGTGCGCCGACGGTCCCCGGTCGGCGATCGCTCGCTCGGCTTCCCCCCGGTGCTCGACCTGCTCCCACCGATCGCGGGTGTCGTCGCGCTCCTCGGCGCGGCTGATGCTGCGGGCGGCCCGTACGCACTCGGGGCCGCGCGCGTCGTTGTCGGCGCCGTGTTCCTGGGGCTCGTGACGGACGCGATGCTCCTCGGTCACTGGTACCTTGTGCAGCCCGGCCTCAGCCGCGAGCCGATCAAAGAGCTCGTGCGGCTGGTGACGCTCGTGTGGCCGTTCGAGGTCGCGGTGTGGCTCATCCCCACCGGGATGGGCGACGTCATCGGCGGGAGCATCGACGACGGCTACGACGGGCTCCTCGGATGGACCTGGGTCGTCAGCGCGCTCACGACGGTCGGGTTGGCGTTCGTTGCCCGGCGCGCGCTCCGCGAGCCGTACTACTCGGCTGTCATGGCGACGACGGGTCTCTTGTATCTCGCGATCCTCACTGCGTTCGGCACGGACGTGCTGGCGCGGGCTGTGCTCGCGCCGTAGTCGTCCCTGCGTTCGCACCGGTCGCCACTACAGTTCGCAGCCGTGCCGACCCGCGAGGCGCCGACCACTGACGCGCCCACAAACGGCGAGGCGCAGACTGCCGCCGATGGCTGGCGGGCGCGGCTGGCGGGGTTCGATCGCCGCTTCCCGCGCGGCCGGATCATGCTGCTGCTGGCGGGCCTCGTGCTGGTGCTCAATGTGACCACCGTGTTGCGCGTCGACAAGGTCTCGCGTATCGACGAGCAGTACTGGATCGATCACCTCCTCCACGGTGCCGACTTCTCGATCGATCGCGGTGGCGTACCGATCCTCCAGGAGACGGTGCGCGAGAAGTGCGAACGCGGGAAGGAGGAGGAGTTCCTGCGGCCGTGCAAACCCGGGCACCTGAAGCCGGCGCTCTACGGCTATTGGCATGGCGTGAACATCACCGGCGCCGAGCCCTTCTACTTCTTCACGACGGGGCCGATCGCGCGCGCCTTGCGTGCGACGCCTCTCGACCTGCCACCCAACGACAGCCTGGTCACGTGGGCTCGCTTGCTGGGCTCGGCATGGGCCCTGGCCGGCATCTACTGCCTGATCCGTGCCGGCGAGATCCTCCGCGTTCGCCGTCGGATGCTCGTGCTCGCGTCCGTCTTCATCGTGGCGACGCCCGCGCTCCTGCACGCCAACACGATCGTCACGCCCGACGCGACTGCGCTCGTTGCCGGTGGTGCGCTGCTGCTCGCAGCGTTGTCATGGGAACGCCGGGGAACTCCGCTCTGGATGCTCGCGCTGGTCACGCTCGTGGTGTCTGCGTTCAACGAGAAGAACGGGATCGGAGTGCTCCTCGTCCTGGGCTACTTCGCCCTGCGCGCCCTCGCTGGCCATCTCGGGATCGCCGATGACGACGACGACCCTCGGCCGTGGCAGGACTATGTCAAGACCGCCGGAGTGCTCGTGGTGGCGTTGTTCCTGGCCAACAAGGGTTGGGACCACCTGTACGCGTTCATCGGTGACGGCTTGTTCACGCCGCCGCCGTTGGCCGACATCTCGGGCAACCCGATCGCGGCCTCCTATGGCAACAGGGACATCGGGTTGTGGCACCTGTTCGGACCGACGACGGTGTTCATGATGTTCCCGCCGTTCCAAGACGTGGCCCCCCCGATCGAGCGCACCCATCCGCTCTATCTCGTGCTCGCCAAGACGGCAGAGTTCGTGGCGATCGGCGCGATGTTCGCCGTCGCGCTGCGCGACAAGCTCTCGACGAAGCTGTCGGTGCTCGGGTTCGCAACCCTGGGGACGCTGCTCGCGAGCCCCACGCTCACGGTGATCCGCAACCAGCTCGAGGGCGGCACGTACGACCAACCGGTCTGGCGCTTCGGCCTCTCGGCGTTGCCTGCGTTGGCCATTGTCCTTGCGTGCGCGCCCCGCAGCCGCTTCGCGGTGCGCGGCATGACCGTTCTCGTCGCGTTGCTCTACGTGTCGGCGATCTACGTGGTGTTCCACTCCCCACTGCCCGCCTGAGCGGCCTCGCACACGCCGCCGATGAAACCGGCACCGCCCGTGTCGGCTGTCTTCACGGTGCACTCCCAGCGCTGGCAAGCTCTTCGTAGATCTCCGCGGTGTCGGTGACCAGCCGCGCGCTCGAGAAGTGGTTGCGGGCGTGCGTGAGCGCTGCGCCACCAAAGCGGTCTCGCAAGGCGCGATCCTCGAGAACACGCAGCGTTGCGCGCGATATCGCCTCGACATCCACGTCGACCACGAGACCAGTCTGACCGTCGAGGACCACCTCGGGTGCCGATCCGACTCGGGTCGTCACCGCAGGACAGCCGATCGCCGCCGCCTCGATGAGCGAGACCGGCATCCCCTCGTTGTCCGAGGTGAGCACGACCACGTCGGATGCGGCGTAGATCGTCTCCACGTCGCTGCGCCACCCGAGGAAGTGTGCGTTCGCGCCGAGGCCGGCGAGGCGGTCTTGCAGATCGGCGAGCAGGTCACCCTCGCCCGCGATGAGGAAGACCGTGTCCGGCCGGTCCGCCGCGATGCGCAGCGCCACGTCGGCGAAGCGGTCGGGGCGCTTGACGTGGGTCAGGCGCGCGACGAACGCGACGACCGGTACGTCAGC
The nucleotide sequence above comes from Acidimicrobiia bacterium. Encoded proteins:
- the lipA gene encoding lipoyl synthase gives rise to the protein MTSTLRVRWLGRVSYADADALQRGLHEHGNDDHLLLLEHPHVYTLGTTSHVEHVLTPPASVGADLVRTDRGGDVTYHGPGQLVGYPIVTLPEWRDGLRDVVAYVRRLEDLLIAALADIGVAAERRERLTGVWVGDEKIAAIGVKVARGRTRHGFALNVDPDLAMFDHIVPCGIRDKGVTSLRRLLGADAPMMAAVVDVVAERFAEVFGYPEVDRQDVSHGFGVDSCRRATLSDAKKSPGIRLLGRLADAGVEVPDPDPAFRRPEWMRVRADLGPGYRQTKRIMRSLDLRTVCEEAGCPNIYECWAERTATFMILGERCTRACGFCLVDTRKPLPFDDAEPSRVADAVATLGLRHAVVTSVARDDLPDGGAGGFAATIRAVRARTPDTTIEVLVPDCKGDPAALDAIFAARPDVLNHNLETVARLQRAARPSAGYARSLALLARAKDAGLVTKSGLILGMGEEEHEVRGALADLRSVGVDIVTMGQYLRPSAQHLPVVRWWHPEEFAALHDAATALGFVHVEAGPLVRSSYHAKRAADATAPTPTGAAVSA
- a CDS encoding Xaa-Pro peptidase family protein, which translates into the protein MPGASEHVDRLARARARMGELGVDALLLSVGPDLPYFTGYEAMPLERLTMLVVAREDDAVLVVPRLEAPRVHDQPDAFRIDAWNETDDPIARVAHHTAAARSVAIGDHTWARFVLALQRALPGVEFSPASQITGPMRAVKDEAEVDALQAAAGAVDEIAVAMRARPFAGRTERDVHRELVERMLDAGHERANFAIVGSGPNAASPHHEPGDRVIAEGDVVLCDFGGTMRGYCSDITRMFTVGEPASEVRDAYATLVEAQEAGVQAARVGTTCEAVDAAPRRVLADAGFADAFVHRTGHGIGMEAHEDPYVVAGNPTELVAGHAFSVEPGVYFAGRFGLRLEDIVVATETGPRRLNRAPRDLAVVG
- a CDS encoding 2-oxo acid dehydrogenase subunit E2 yields the protein MPAGSRGDETVGFTNIRRRTAEHVIRSKATSAHVYTSIQVDFERISRVREARQAEWKHKEGFSLTFLPFISRAVADAIGEYPHVNASVVGDSLVVHRDVHIAIAVDLDFEGLVAPVIHNADGKRLPFIAREIRDLAERARTKQLLPDEVIGGTFTITNPGPFGTFLTMPIINQPQVAILSTDAVEKRAGVVNAPDGEDVIAVRHLGMLSLAWDHRAFDGAYAAAFLRSLKERLETRDWNAELD
- the lpdA gene encoding dihydrolipoyl dehydrogenase, whose translation is MADQFDVVVLGGGPGGYAAALYGAAAGLRIALVEEQRVGGTCLHRGCIPAKELLQTAEVLRTVQSAKEFGVESSDPTLDLRTSQARKQQVIDRLTKGLETSLKGREVTVIAGTGTVADAAARRVLASDGTEVEGRALVLATGSAARSLSGLDFDGSRILSSDHVLEIEETPQRVAIIGAGAVGCEFASMLADYGSEVTLLEALPRILPGVDAEVSVALARAFRRRSIVAHAGVRVTSIEGTRELALTFEGPEGAMTATVDQVIVSIGRGPRTQGIGLESSGVELDANEFVRVNEHMQTAVPGVYAVGDVVNTPQLAHVAFAEAIVAIKTVLGEEVRPIEYEKVPWGIYCHPEVAFVGLTEEQARERGHDVVTAVQRFVGSGRALILGEPEGIVKVVSERDGAILGVHIVGPWATELIAEGYLAVNWEASADEIATLIHPHPTLSEMFGEATLALTGRPLH
- a CDS encoding biotin/lipoyl-containing protein encodes the protein MDVTMPQLGETVTEGMITRWFKQAGQTIEADEPLFEVSTDKVDSEVPAPMSGVVTEIRVPEGETVAVGTVLAVIEDADAAPSTPSTAEAPAAPVVVTPPASAPPPEPVIPAPPPEPIAPAPTPVEPVIPAPPPEPIAPEPIAP